One window of Chryseobacterium sp. JJR-5R genomic DNA carries:
- the trmB gene encoding tRNA (guanosine(46)-N7)-methyltransferase TrmB produces MGKNKLVRFAENKVLPNVIQPTREEALNGFGLKGKWRTDFFKNDNPIVLELGCGKGEYSVGLAKTFTEKNFIGIDIKGARFWFGAKEAVESGMKNVAFLRSQIELVDHFFGENEVDEIWITFPDPQIKYRRTKHRLTHPDFLERYKKFLKPGGIVHLKTDSEFLHGYTLGFLQGAGYEIITAHNDIYGAPEYDPDTPHLRDIRTYYEELFSAKGKTITYIKFRIN; encoded by the coding sequence ATGGGTAAAAACAAATTAGTAAGATTCGCAGAAAACAAAGTATTACCGAATGTAATCCAGCCGACAAGGGAGGAAGCACTGAACGGCTTTGGCCTCAAAGGGAAATGGAGAACGGACTTCTTCAAAAACGACAACCCGATTGTTCTGGAGCTAGGATGCGGAAAGGGTGAATATTCTGTAGGACTTGCCAAGACTTTCACTGAGAAAAATTTTATCGGGATCGATATAAAAGGGGCAAGATTCTGGTTCGGGGCCAAAGAAGCGGTTGAAAGCGGCATGAAAAATGTTGCTTTTTTAAGAAGCCAGATCGAATTGGTTGACCATTTTTTCGGGGAAAATGAAGTGGATGAAATCTGGATTACGTTTCCGGATCCGCAGATCAAATACAGGCGCACAAAGCACAGGCTCACCCATCCTGACTTTTTAGAGAGGTACAAAAAATTCCTTAAGCCCGGCGGAATCGTTCATTTAAAAACAGATTCTGAATTCCTTCACGGCTACACATTGGGGTTCTTACAGGGCGCAGGCTATGAAATCATTACGGCGCACAATGATATTTACGGAGCTCCGGAATATGACCCGGATACGCCTCATTTAAGGGATATCAGGACCTATTATGAAGAACTGTTTTCGGCCAAAGGAAAAACAATTACCTATATTAAATTCAGGATCAATTAA